Part of the Planctomycetia bacterium genome, GGCCCGCCGCCAGCGAAGTCAGCAATTCGTATTGCGCGTGCGAGAGGCCGTGACGGCGTACGACGAACTCGCGGCGCGACAAAGCGAGATAGGTGTCGCCGAGATCCGGCAGCGGCACGGCCGAGGGTTCGCTCGCCCCGCGCAAGGCACTGAAATAATCGTCGAGCTCGCAACGGAAGCGGAGCAAGCGAAACGTCGGCAGCGGCGCCAATCGCATCTCGGCGCGCTGCTGCGGTTCGATCGCGGCGAGGTCTTCCGGCGTGAGGTATCCCAGCGTTTCGCCGCCGGGTGCGTCGAAGATATCGTTGATGGCCCGTTCGAGCACGGCGAGCTCGATGATCGGCACGAGCCAAGCGTCGGCCTCGGACGATTGCGGCGACGTCTCTTCGAGATACTGCGGAAAGCGTGCGCCGAGCTTGCCGAGCGTGTAGCTTTGTGAGGGATACGATTGCAAGTAGCCGACCGCGAACGCGTCGAACATCTCATCGCCGAGCGCTGCGCGGAGCATCGGAAAATCTTCGCGCAGGCAATCGAGCAAGCGCGACCAATAGCCGTGCGCATAGACGTTCACGCGCTCTAGGCTCGTCTGCTTCGACGACGGCTCGATCACTTCCGCGATGCCGCCGAGTTGCGTTGTCGTCGCTTCGTCGCTGTGCGCCCCTTCGAGGGCGCCGCCGGGATGCGCGACCACGGCTTGCAGCCAGCGCTCGAGCGCAGCGAGCTTCAAAGGTTGTGTTGGATCCATGACGGGCGACTCGATCTCTTTAGGCGACTTCCGCCACGACATGATGCAGCGGGTGCGCCACCGCGGAAGCGTGCGCGATCGGCTCGGCTCGCGCTGCGGGCTCGTACGACGCCGGCACAGGTTCACGAGCGTCCATGAACTCGCGAGCCTTCAGCACCTCGGCATGCACGACCGGAAACTCCGGGATCGAAGCGTCCCATTCGAGCAGGGTCGCCGCGCCGCCCGTGAGCCGATGTGCCTCGCGATAGAGTTCCCACACCCGATCGACGACCGGCCCGTCGTGCGTGTCGACGATGTGCGTGCCGCAATCGGTATGGCCGGCCAAGTGGAACTGCACCACGCGATCGTGCGGCACGCTGCGAATGTATTCGAGCGGATCGAACTCGTGGTTCACACTCGAAACGTAGACGTTGTTCACATCGAGCAACAGCCGGCAATCGGTCTCGGCCGTGAGCCGCGAGAGGAATTCCCATTCGCTCATGGTCGACGAACGAAACGTCACGTAGCTGCTCGGGTTCTCAAGAACCAACGGCCGTTCGAGAAAGTCTTGCACTTGCCGCACTCGCGCGGCAACGTGCTTCAGCGACTCTTCGTTGAGCGGCAGCGGCAGCAGGTCGTGTGTGTTGCGGCCGGCGACGCCGGTCCAGCAGACGTGGTCGGAGATCCAACGGGCGTCGATCGCGCGAGCGAGGTTGCGGAGCTTGCCGAGATACTCGAAGTCGAGCGGATCGCAACCGCCGATCGACAGCGACACGCCGTGCATGACGATCGGATAACGCTCGGCAAGTTGCTCGAGCACGTAGCGCGGGCGGCCGCCGGAATCGATGAAGTTCTCGGAGATGATCTCCAGCCAATCGACGACCGGCCGTTCGCGCAGCAAGTGCGCGAAGTGGGCCGTTCGCAAACCGACTCCGAGGCCGAGATTCGGGAGGCCCGAATCAGGCGAGGTCGTCGTCGGTGGGTGGTCGTTCGCCATCTGCGAACTATTCCTTCGGCTTCGGCGCGGCCGGGGCAGGGCCGAACTTCTTGCCGGCCTTCTTCATCCGTTCTTCGAAGTGCTTGCGCGCCGTTTCCCAAGCACCGGCATGCATCGGAACCGCACAGCCCCCTTGGCCTTTGCACTCGTTCGCGCCGGCCGTCTTGCCGCAGCCGCCGAGATTCTTGCAATCGTTTTGGCCGCCGCAGGTGTGATGCTTCACGTTCGCGCAGGTGCCTTGCCCGGCGCAGCCGTTCTTCTTGTCGACCGCTTGGCCTTTGCAGGCGTTGAGCCCGCGACAGGCATGCGCTTCGGTCTTGGGAGCGGTCTTGTCGTCTTTCGGCGCATCGGCGGCGACTTCCGCCGGCGCGGAACCGGAAGCCTTCGGCTCGCTGCAGCCGACGGCCGAGCCGGTGACGAGCCCGCCGAACGCGGCCCCGAGAAGTTGATTGAACTGACGACGATCGAGAGGAGAGGAATCCATGGGGGTGTTCCTTGTGTGCGTGCGAGGGAAACGGAAACGTCGGCCCGAGGGGCGACGCCGGTATTGTAGCCTGTGAATGTGCGCCGTCACCCCTTTAAACGCCGACGCTCGCCGATGAGGCATTGCGGTATCGGTCGGTAGTTCCAGACTCCGTTAGGCGGACGGCACGTGGAACGTGCCTGCTACTTTAGGCGATCAACTCCGGGCGGATCCGCGCCGCCGCGTCGTCCGGGCCGATCAGGCGTTGGTCTAAGCCTTGGTACGGATACTTCTGTTGGAATGGGTCGAGGCCGAGCAAGTGGAGCACGGTCGCTTGTAGGTCGCGCACGCCGACCGGATCGCGGGTGATCGCGTAGCCGAATTCGTCGGTCGCGCCGAGGGTCGTCCCTCCTTTCACGCCGCCGCCGGCGAGCCACATCGAATAGCAGTGGGGATGATGATCTCTGCCGAGCGACTTCGAGCCGCCGCGGGCTTCGTTCATCGATGTGCGGCCGAACTCGCCTCCCCAGACGACGAGCGTTTCGTCGAGCATGCCGCGCTGCTTGAGGTCGGTCAGCAGTGCCGAGATCGGCTTGTCGATCTGCGCGGCTTTCTTCGGCAAGTGGACGACGATGTCGTCGCCGGGACCGGTGCCGTGGCAGTCCCAGCCCCAGTCGAAGAGTTGCACGAAGCGCACTCCGCGCTCGACGAGCCGGCGCGCGAGGAGGCAGTTGTTGGCGAACGA contains:
- a CDS encoding DUF692 domain-containing protein, translating into MANDHPPTTTSPDSGLPNLGLGVGLRTAHFAHLLRERPVVDWLEIISENFIDSGGRPRYVLEQLAERYPIVMHGVSLSIGGCDPLDFEYLGKLRNLARAIDARWISDHVCWTGVAGRNTHDLLPLPLNEESLKHVAARVRQVQDFLERPLVLENPSSYVTFRSSTMSEWEFLSRLTAETDCRLLLDVNNVYVSSVNHEFDPLEYIRSVPHDRVVQFHLAGHTDCGTHIVDTHDGPVVDRVWELYREAHRLTGGAATLLEWDASIPEFPVVHAEVLKAREFMDAREPVPASYEPAARAEPIAHASAVAHPLHHVVAEVA
- a CDS encoding DNA-binding domain-containing protein, with translation MDPTQPLKLAALERWLQAVVAHPGGALEGAHSDEATTTQLGGIAEVIEPSSKQTSLERVNVYAHGYWSRLLDCLREDFPMLRAALGDEMFDAFAVGYLQSYPSQSYTLGKLGARFPQYLEETSPQSSEADAWLVPIIELAVLERAINDIFDAPGGETLGYLTPEDLAAIEPQQRAEMRLAPLPTFRLLRFRCELDDYFSALRGASEPSAVPLPDLGDTYLALSRREFVVRRHGLSHAQYELLTSLAAG